The following coding sequences are from one Streptomyces sp. NBC_01485 window:
- a CDS encoding zinc ribbon domain-containing protein: protein MLESTGERVGQRVLLERVGFLARLSQTLTGALVAARWDEDCLDVLAAGVDERGEALPSKGWMALRRLNWPQTVTPPAGLYVSDRVRRGVEEYAARTLRLALHRRSIVAAVLATWPADPRRRTDVEWTALRRLLPAAVSGAEVRNRTRQIRVFVAEHGQLPAGLCVLEGPPQVAPQVLLAAMDRQQVTLARVDETTARLRVKLPLRAAPATGCDWAWHMIDIRLPATIAPDAVLHTPTLRPAPAGRIAVDLPHSRPAPVTKASGHTVALGLDWGVNTLLTGTLGRLTGKGQTRRVLTDGRPLVFDATTVSASLHRLRGAREHLAAKHDHYRALADGLGAPHRAWGEHLDRARSLEVEHERVCARIRHLNGALAWAAARWAVDQAVALGASVIYLEDLATLEARGHRRGNARLSGQVRGTVAEAMRHLAAKAGVAVVTVPARGTSKLCPGCLSALTHHPAPDRLGERGWKWAHCAHCGLSMDRDHAAARRIVSRGLLAQTHTTTERATNARTIRTTVDGPVALVRRPKKTTRRLRRRRRTEQAPPRPHGPKTALGKGDPTPSRPAGPRDRGTRRAAEQAPGQETSRRMPDVRTVPATATAPASGAVQRPAGHDTTTPAASRPVPGHGVPTPHRTGEDPPRSGRMRLSRRTRRRRTRAAERTGFHHLHATEVHPLTPRFGPPDGNRTRPRRARKASKPQAHTEF, encoded by the coding sequence GTGCTCGAGAGCACTGGTGAGCGGGTCGGGCAGCGGGTCCTGCTGGAACGAGTGGGTTTTCTGGCCCGGTTGAGCCAGACCCTGACCGGTGCTCTGGTGGCCGCCCGGTGGGACGAGGACTGTCTGGACGTGCTGGCCGCCGGGGTGGATGAGCGGGGTGAGGCGCTGCCGTCCAAGGGGTGGATGGCGCTGCGCCGCCTGAACTGGCCGCAGACCGTCACGCCCCCGGCGGGGCTGTATGTCTCCGATCGGGTGCGGCGGGGCGTGGAGGAGTACGCCGCGCGCACGCTGCGGCTGGCCCTGCACCGGCGCAGCATCGTGGCCGCGGTCCTGGCCACCTGGCCGGCCGATCCCCGACGCCGCACCGACGTGGAGTGGACGGCACTGCGAAGACTGCTGCCCGCCGCAGTGAGCGGCGCTGAAGTCCGCAACCGTACCCGGCAGATCCGCGTCTTCGTGGCCGAGCACGGGCAGTTGCCCGCCGGGCTGTGTGTCCTGGAAGGCCCGCCGCAGGTGGCACCACAGGTGCTCCTGGCCGCGATGGACCGCCAGCAGGTCACCCTGGCCCGGGTGGATGAGACCACCGCCCGGCTGCGGGTCAAACTCCCCCTGCGCGCGGCCCCCGCCACGGGCTGTGACTGGGCCTGGCACATGATCGACATCCGGCTGCCCGCCACCATCGCGCCGGACGCGGTGCTGCACACCCCGACCCTGCGCCCCGCCCCGGCCGGGAGAATCGCAGTCGACCTGCCGCACTCCCGGCCCGCCCCGGTCACCAAGGCCAGCGGGCACACGGTGGCCCTCGGCCTCGACTGGGGCGTCAACACCCTGCTCACCGGCACCCTCGGCCGCCTGACCGGGAAAGGACAGACCCGCCGGGTCCTCACCGACGGCCGCCCCCTGGTCTTCGACGCCACCACCGTCAGCGCCTCCCTGCACCGGCTGCGCGGCGCGCGCGAGCACCTCGCCGCCAAGCACGATCACTACCGGGCGCTGGCGGACGGGCTCGGCGCCCCGCACCGGGCCTGGGGCGAACACCTCGACCGGGCGCGTTCGCTGGAGGTCGAGCACGAGCGGGTGTGTGCGCGGATCCGGCATCTGAACGGCGCACTGGCCTGGGCGGCGGCCCGCTGGGCCGTCGACCAGGCGGTAGCACTCGGCGCGAGCGTCATCTACCTGGAAGACCTCGCCACCCTGGAAGCCCGCGGCCACCGGCGAGGCAACGCCCGGCTGTCCGGGCAGGTCCGCGGCACCGTCGCCGAGGCGATGCGGCACCTGGCGGCGAAGGCGGGAGTCGCGGTCGTCACCGTCCCGGCCCGGGGTACCTCCAAACTCTGCCCCGGCTGCCTGAGCGCGCTCACCCACCACCCGGCCCCCGACCGACTCGGTGAGCGGGGCTGGAAGTGGGCGCACTGCGCGCACTGCGGGCTGTCCATGGACCGCGATCATGCCGCCGCCCGCCGGATCGTCTCCCGCGGCCTGCTCGCCCAGACCCACACCACCACGGAACGCGCCACCAACGCCCGGACCATCCGCACCACGGTGGACGGCCCCGTGGCCCTGGTCCGGCGTCCGAAGAAGACCACCCGCCGCCTGCGCCGCCGGCGCCGCACCGAACAGGCCCCGCCCCGGCCGCACGGGCCGAAAACCGCCCTGGGTAAGGGGGACCCAACCCCCAGCAGGCCCGCCGGCCCTCGCGACCGAGGTACTCGGCGCGCCGCCGAACAGGCCCCGGGCCAGGAGACTTCCCGCCGTATGCCCGATGTGCGTACGGTCCCCGCCACCGCCACCGCCCCCGCCTCGGGGGCAGTCCAGCGTCCGGCGGGGCATGACACCACGACACCAGCCGCATCCAGGCCGGTGCCAGGTCATGGAGTACCCACACCCCACCGGACCGGAGAAGACCCTCCCCGATCCGGCCGGATGCGGCTCTCACGCAGAACCCGTCGGCGGCGCACCCGCGCCGCCGAGCGGACCGGCTTCCACCACCTGCACGCCACCGAAGTCCACCCCCTCACTCCGAGGTTCGGACCACCCGATGGCAACCGCACACGGCCACGCCGCGCCCGAAAAGCCTCGAAACCACAGGCACACACAGAGTTCTAG
- a CDS encoding undecaprenyl-diphosphate phosphatase, translating into MSWFESLILGLVQGLTEFLPVSSSAHLRLTAAFSGWKDPGAAFTAITQIGTEAAVLIYFRKDIARIISAWSRSLFNKELRKDHDAQMGWLVIVGSIPIGVLGVTLKDQIEGPFRDLRITATMLIVVGIVIGIADRLAARDETGGKHRAPKQRKTLENLGVKDGLIFGLCQACALIPGVSRSGATISGGLFMGYKREAAARYSFLLAIPAVLASGVFELKDAVEGGHVAWGPTMFATVIAFVTGYAVIAWFMKFISTKSFMPFVYYRVVLGIVVIALVSTGFLSPHAAESAG; encoded by the coding sequence ATGTCTTGGTTTGAATCCCTCATCCTCGGACTCGTCCAGGGGCTGACCGAGTTCCTGCCCGTCTCCTCCAGCGCGCATCTGCGGCTGACCGCGGCGTTCTCCGGCTGGAAGGACCCCGGCGCCGCCTTCACGGCGATCACCCAGATCGGCACGGAGGCGGCGGTGCTGATCTACTTCCGCAAGGACATCGCCCGGATCATCTCGGCGTGGAGCCGGTCACTGTTCAACAAGGAGCTGCGCAAGGACCACGACGCCCAGATGGGCTGGCTGGTGATCGTCGGCTCGATCCCCATCGGCGTGCTGGGCGTGACGCTGAAGGACCAGATCGAGGGCCCGTTCCGCGACCTGCGGATCACGGCCACCATGCTCATCGTCGTCGGCATCGTGATCGGCATCGCCGACCGGCTCGCGGCCCGCGACGAGACGGGCGGGAAGCACCGCGCGCCCAAGCAGCGCAAGACCCTGGAGAACCTGGGCGTCAAGGACGGCCTGATCTTCGGCCTCTGCCAGGCCTGCGCCCTCATCCCCGGCGTCTCCCGCTCCGGCGCCACCATCAGCGGCGGCCTGTTCATGGGCTACAAGCGCGAGGCCGCGGCCCGTTACTCCTTCCTGCTGGCCATTCCCGCCGTACTCGCCTCCGGGGTCTTCGAGTTGAAGGACGCCGTCGAGGGCGGTCACGTGGCGTGGGGGCCGACGATGTTCGCGACGGTCATCGCCTTCGTGACCGGATACGCGGTCATCGCCTGGTTCATGAAGTTCATCAGCACGAAGTCGTTCATGCCGTTCGTCTACTACCGCGTCGTTCTTGGCATCGTGGTGATTGCGCTGGTCAGCACGGGTTTCCTAAGTCCTCATGCGGCGGAATCCGCGGGGTGA
- a CDS encoding YhjD/YihY/BrkB family envelope integrity protein gives MGFDRSMALASSALTALVPLSILMSAALSSFVHYDLAELIIRRYHLTGAGATAVSTLFSPAEDASASMGVFGVVFLTISVLSFARAAQRLFEQTWELKPLSVRNTRNALWWILTLGGYAVVTVLLSALLGGTGLGLAAAVCKAAVTTAFLVWSGWILSAKRINWPDLLPFGVTGAVLTAAYSVGAALYMPRLFNSYASRYGVVGAVFAMISALFAAMLVMVGSAALGREVQDQLSRIRQGHRPSDHEVRRQWDSMVEQTRSRWRTAREQVSRHQPKDPNG, from the coding sequence GTGGGTTTCGACCGGTCGATGGCCCTGGCGTCCAGCGCCTTGACGGCACTGGTCCCGCTCTCGATCCTCATGAGCGCCGCCTTGAGCAGCTTCGTGCACTACGACCTCGCAGAGCTCATCATCCGGCGCTACCACCTCACCGGAGCAGGCGCCACGGCGGTCAGCACCCTGTTCTCTCCCGCCGAAGACGCCAGTGCGAGCATGGGCGTCTTCGGGGTCGTGTTTCTGACGATCTCGGTGCTGAGTTTCGCGCGAGCAGCGCAGCGGCTCTTCGAACAGACCTGGGAGCTCAAGCCCCTCAGTGTGCGCAACACGCGCAACGCCCTGTGGTGGATCCTCACGCTCGGTGGCTACGCGGTGGTCACCGTTCTGCTCTCCGCGCTCCTTGGCGGAACCGGGCTGGGTCTGGCCGCCGCGGTGTGCAAGGCGGCGGTGACCACCGCATTCCTCGTCTGGAGCGGCTGGATCCTGTCAGCGAAGCGGATCAACTGGCCGGACCTGCTCCCTTTCGGCGTCACCGGCGCCGTTCTGACGGCGGCCTATTCAGTGGGCGCGGCCCTCTACATGCCGCGCCTGTTCAACTCCTACGCCTCACGCTACGGGGTGGTCGGTGCCGTCTTCGCGATGATCTCCGCACTCTTCGCAGCCATGCTCGTCATGGTGGGATCGGCGGCACTCGGGCGAGAAGTACAGGACCAGCTCAGCCGGATCCGCCAGGGACACCGCCCCTCCGACCACGAGGTCCGCCGGCAGTGGGACAGCATGGTCGAGCAGACCCGGTCACGGTGGCGAACCGCGCGGGAACAGGTCTCCCGCCATCAGCCCAAGGACCCGAACGGCTGA
- a CDS encoding helix-turn-helix domain-containing protein, whose product MPVDATPDPYADPLRFGQRVQILRERRGMTQTQLAGLIGVSPHTLRKLENGQQKAPGLEMVMRIAEALRVRDLADLTGRPDAHVDLFIGPGHPRLAAVKAAIDSFALGSRVEPPPVAHLEARLHAAWKARHAAKNHRETIGALLPDLVRDAQALARQADSGNDRRRAQALLAQTYSLSQFFIAYQPDSSLLWRVAERGMIAAQDSGDPHAIGVAAWLLAQAHRDSGPRHLETADAVNLEAVRFLEPLLPDASDDVLAIAGALEFELGYTAARRQDTATAWRHWDKANDMAARLPGDYYHPITSFSRAIMGAHAVTVAVELHQGGESVRQVARADRTVIKSKPRRARHRIEEARGYRLDGQRDVAVASLEKAFEAAPETIRYNGYARSILLEEMESTQAARRRRASELAVKVGILTA is encoded by the coding sequence ATGCCAGTTGATGCCACCCCGGACCCGTACGCCGACCCGCTCAGGTTCGGGCAGCGAGTGCAGATCCTCCGCGAACGCCGCGGCATGACCCAGACACAACTGGCCGGCCTCATCGGAGTCTCACCGCACACCCTCCGCAAGCTCGAGAACGGCCAGCAGAAAGCGCCGGGGCTCGAGATGGTGATGCGGATCGCCGAAGCCCTCCGCGTCCGAGACCTCGCCGACCTCACCGGCCGGCCCGACGCGCACGTCGACCTCTTCATCGGCCCCGGCCACCCCCGGCTCGCCGCGGTGAAGGCCGCCATCGACTCCTTCGCGCTGGGCTCACGTGTCGAGCCACCGCCGGTTGCGCACCTCGAGGCCCGCCTGCATGCGGCGTGGAAGGCCCGGCACGCGGCGAAGAATCACCGGGAAACCATCGGGGCGCTGCTGCCGGATCTGGTGCGGGACGCGCAGGCACTGGCGCGGCAGGCCGACTCGGGTAACGACCGCCGCCGCGCGCAGGCCCTCCTCGCGCAGACGTACTCGCTGTCGCAGTTCTTTATCGCCTACCAGCCCGACTCGAGTCTGCTGTGGCGTGTCGCGGAACGCGGGATGATCGCCGCCCAGGATTCGGGGGATCCGCATGCGATCGGCGTCGCCGCCTGGCTCCTCGCGCAAGCGCACCGTGACTCCGGGCCCCGGCATCTCGAGACTGCGGACGCCGTCAACCTGGAGGCCGTCCGCTTCCTCGAGCCGCTGTTGCCCGACGCGAGCGACGACGTCCTCGCCATCGCCGGAGCACTCGAGTTCGAACTCGGCTACACCGCCGCCCGCAGGCAGGACACGGCCACGGCGTGGCGGCACTGGGACAAGGCCAACGACATGGCGGCCCGGCTGCCGGGCGACTACTACCACCCGATCACGAGCTTCTCCAGGGCCATCATGGGCGCCCACGCCGTCACCGTGGCCGTCGAGCTGCACCAGGGCGGCGAGTCCGTGCGGCAGGTTGCTCGAGCGGATCGCACGGTCATCAAGTCGAAGCCGCGGCGCGCGCGGCACCGGATCGAGGAGGCGCGCGGCTACCGGTTGGACGGACAGCGGGACGTGGCAGTCGCCTCGCTGGAGAAGGCGTTCGAGGCCGCGCCGGAGACGATCCGCTACAACGGCTACGCCAGGTCGATCCTCCTCGAGGAGATGGAGTCGACGCAGGCGGCCCGGCGGCGGCGGGCGTCGGAACTGGCGGTGAAGGTGGGGATTCTGACGGCCTGA